From the Osmerus mordax isolate fOsmMor3 chromosome 19 unlocalized genomic scaffold, fOsmMor3.pri SUPER_19_unloc_4, whole genome shotgun sequence genome, the window GACAAATAAACAAAAGTGTAATGTACAAACCCCTGTCACAAAGCTGCTACTTATTTTACACATTTTGCAGAACAGGGAAACAGGGCTCTCTTGTAACTGATACGCTGATATCATTGCTATAATTTCAGCGAAGCCCTCAAtatgatgtaaaaaaaattgtgaattggcagttgcctccatctcttcagctaCAGCCAACATTTTGACCACTGTAGCATGCAATATTTAATACATTGAATCCGCACTGGGTGCTTCCATCTTGAATTAGTCAAATGCAGTCAATTTAAGTTgaaccaccaatcagaggcaTTAACCCGCCCCCTGACCTTTGACGGGTGACAACGACAGATTTATTTTCCACTGTGGAAAATAAAGTTCCACTGTGGATAAATTCAAgtattaataaataaatgtgaacaaatgaaaacataaaactatatatatacacacaagtacatgtaacatttatatatgtaGTGTctaatttaatttgtaattcATAAACgttgtatgtcaattaggcattacattatataattagtcatttatttaagatttgtattatataattatatatttattaaaGTATTTAGCCAAtaaattatttaattatttatgtatttatttagtttagGCCCCTATAATCCGCCATAAGAATGGATCCGTAGAGGTTTTCCCTTCAGCTCATCATACActggtttcttttttttttttaaacccataagcctttcgccttttactaaagacttccgtagAGAGGAACACTACGAGTATCAATACATTTTTTGATGCCCTGCTCACGTGGGGCCTCCTAAACTGTTAAAAGTATGGTATGGTAATGTCCCTCAAATATATCAGATTACATTTGAGAGGACTgcctgcaaatgtttttggGGAAAAACAGTATGTGGGGGTCCAACCAAGCTCACTGAGGGGCGCGAGCAACAGTCCTGAGACTTAGCCGGTCAATGTCCTCTGAATTTGATTCTGGCTCTGGAAGCTCAAACTTATACGGCTGTGTAAAGCCAACTCTTCCATTGTTGTTGTAAAATTGTAGAGTTTTTGTTGTGGAGTCTAACCCTTTTGTTGTAGcggtattttacagtggagagaGGAGTAACTTATCCGCGAGTGGGCGTGGTTTCAGCGACCTAAGCAAACACGCCCCCAGCGTTTGAGATCTGAGAAAACTGCTAATTTTTACAAGATTTTTATAACTTTACttggcttttttttttacatttggctGGGTGGTTAGGAACATATTTTTCTGTGGTGTGACAAGCTCAGAATACATATTTTATTGTCACTTTACAGAGACTTTAATTTGCATTATCTGCCAGCTAAAACACTTTCATTGCCTATAGATTACATATCTGTTCTAAATGTTTTGGAACAAGGTTTGGAAAACTTGACATAACTTTCTGACAAACATCAGCGTATCAGTTACAAGCAGCATCAAAGGGATGCGATTTGATCAGTAGAAATGTTCATATTGAAGAAGAGGATGACTTAACATAACATTTAATACCAGTTTTATAACTGGTTTAATTAGAATCAAGGCAATGGTTGTTTATTGCTCAAAGCAGGATACAATAAGAGCATAAGCGCAAAGCGTTGTCATTTCAACAGAGCTTATATAGTTTCAGACGTTATGTAGTTATCAGTTGggtctctgtctgactgtctgtaggCAACATCAGTGAGGGTACTTTCAGTTTCTGGAACTTGATATACAGTGGCAACCGTGCGTACAGGAAacttctggtttcatgatcttCAATAACCACATTCCCCTACTCAGTCCTTATCTGACCTGACTCCCAACATTCTTCTTCATTGTTCAAAAAAGGGAGTAACACATTTCTTGGTCAACAGACCATTGAGCACGTAACCTGccatgtgttcatatgtggcaaaaaaataaatacaatcttTTTCCAttctttgttttttatttatttatggaaGTCTAAAATAATTTCTATTTTTAAAAACTGATATTGGACCCCTTCCACCCTTAGAAAAAAAGATTGGAAGTTATTGATCAATTCAATCAGAGGAGTATAGAAGCACTGTTTGAATAATTCATCTATTAAGCTTGCTGTTGAATGGCTGCTTATAAAGCATTCCCATCTCTTGTGGATCGTACAGATCAGTAATGAtattccttctccttctctttttttccagcTGTATTGGCTCTTGCTATAGCCATAATCAAAAAGGAAGCCATGGCAAACAAGGCAGTCCCCACAGCAAGAGCAATCCCAGCCTGacgcacctggaacacacacacaaaaacaaacaactatGATTTTGTTCTACGATTTGCTGAGTAAAGTAGCCGTGGACCCGTACTGTGATGAACAGTCCTTATGGCTTTGAGTCTCGTCCCTGAACCACTCTGAACTCCATCCTATCTTACCATATAATCTACTAGGATCCAGGTCTCATATAGAGCCCATTGAAGTATATTTAGCATATTTACCTGGAGAGACTCTGCATTCCCGTATCTCAGCTCTGTGACAAAGTGCTCGCAGTTCGCCATGGCGATACTGTAGGGAAGCTCTTCTCCCACCGTCTGACTTGCGTCTTTCAGGATCAGGTCAACGGGCCTGGGGTAATACTTCTTATCCAGGCTGTTTTTGACCTGCCACTTGTCAGACCCCACCACAACCGAGAGCTCCTCCTTCTTCACCGTGGCCTTGTCGTGCATCACTGACATCAGGCCGCTATTCCCCATTCCTTGGACTTCAGCTGTAGGGTGAGAAGAGAGATATGAGGGAGGGGGTAGAATCACTCATAATTCAATTGCCTTTGTCTATACCTCACTTGGTCAGGTATTGCTTATAGATTATTCTTATCTAGACCAGTTCATCCATCTCTCAGATAATAGATTACTTCTAATACTTACAGAGAGGTGCAAAGTGAATCACAAATCCATCTCCCATGTACATAGCCCAATGCTGATACATCCCACGGAAAATTTCAATTAGATCTCCAGGCTCTGGCTCCTTATCATACACACATGGAAAAATAAAAGGGTTGTGGTTTTGTAGTTAATTTATTTAACTGGAAAATATTTTGACATCTTAATTTATCAAAGATTGATACATTTGATTCATTAAAATCAGTTTTACATGATTATGTTaacattaaatacataaatcAGGGCCCttaagtctcacgcattcgccgtGAGAGTCAACGCATTTCAACAATTTCTCACGCTGGGAAGTAGGCTAATGAATACGTGTCCCGCCATAAACAATTAATGGCAGGCATACTGAGGGAAGATTTCTGCCGAGTTGATTGTCTCGAGTTCTACATAGTTAAATGCCACCTACAAGCCACCTGTCCGTCCGTCCTTGGTAATCTCGCGCCAAATTTAAGATAAAACTTGAGAACCCTGCATAAACTTACCAAAGTTGGGTCCATGGCTATTCCTTTTCCTACAGTCTGGTGTGAAGTTTTAAAGTGGTTTCGATTTCCAAGAAATCGTTCAGACTAAGGAGGTATAGGTAACAAAAGAGGGAGGTAGGCCTACTTCAAGTCAAGTGAAGTTTCTGCGAGTGGGCGTGGTTTCAGCGACCTAAGCAAACACGCCCCCAGCGTTTGAGATCTGAGAAAACTGCTAATTTTTACAAGATTTTTATAACTTTACttggcttttttttttacatttggctGGGTGGTTAGGAACATATTTTTCTGTGGTGTGACAAGCTCAGAATACATATTTTATTGTCACTTTACAGAGACTTTAATTTGCATTATCTGCCAGCTAAAACACTTTCATTGCCTATAGATTACATATCTGTTCTAAATGTTTTGGAACAAGGTTTGGAAAACTTGACATAACTTTCTGACAAACATCAGCGTATCAGTTACAAGCAGCATCAAAGGGATGCGATTTGATCAGTAGAAATGTTCATATTGAAGAAGAGGATGACTTAACATAACATTTAATACCAGTTTTATAACTGGTTTAATTAGAATCAAGGCAATGGTTGTTTATTGCTCAAAGCAGGATACAATAAGAGCATAAGCGCAAAGCGTTGTCATTTCAACAGAGCTTATATAGTTTCAGACGTTATGTAGTTATCAGTTGggtctctgtctgactgtctgtaggCAACATCAGTGAGGGTACTTTCAGTTTCTGGAACTTGATATACAGTGGCAACCGTGCGTACAGGAAacttctggtttcatgatcttCAATAACCACATTCCCCTACTCAGTCCTTATCTGACCTGACTCCCAACATTCTTCTTCATTGTTCAAAAAAGGGAGTAACACATTTCTTGGTCAACAGACCATTGAGCACGTAACCTGccatgtgttcatatgtggcaaaaaaataaatacaatcttTTTCCAttctttgttttttatttatttatggaaGTCTAAAATAATTTCTATTTTTAAAAACTGATATTGGACCCCTTCCACCCTTAGAAAAAAAGATTGGAAGTTATTGATCAATTCAATCAGAGGAGTATAGAAGCACTGTTTGAATAATTCATCTATTAAGCTTGCTGTTGAATGGCTGCTTATAAAGCATTCCCATCTCTTGTGGATCGTACAGATCAGTAATGAtattccttctccttctctttttttccagcTGTATTGGCTCTTGCTATAGCCCTAATCAAAAAGGAAGCCATGGCAAACAAGGCAGTCCCCACAGCAAGAGCAATCCCAGCCTGacgcacctggaacacacacacaaaaacaaacaactatGATTTTGTTCTACGATTTGCTGAGTAAAGTAGCCGTGGACCCGTACTGTGATGAACAGTCCTTATGGCTTTGAGTCTCGTCCCTGAACCACTCTGAACTCCATCCTATCTTACCATATAATCTACTAGGATCCAGGTCTCATATAGAGCCCATTGAAGTATATTTAGCATATTTACCTGGAGAGACTCTGCATTCCCGTATCTCAGCTCTGTGACAAAGTGCTCGCAGTTCGCCATGGCGATACTGTAGGGAAGCTCTTCTCCCACCGTCTGACTTGCGTCTTTCAGGATCAGGTCAACGGGCCTGGGGTAATACTTCTTATCCAGGCTGTTTTTGACCTGCCACTTGTCAGACCCCACCACAACCGAGAGCTCCTCCTTCTTCACCGTGGCCTTGTTGTGCATCACTGACATCAGGCCGCTATTCCCCATTCCTTGGACTTCAGCTGTAGGGTGAGAAGAGAGATATGAGGGAGGGGGTAGAATCACTCATAATTCAATTGCCTTTGTCTATACCTCACTTGGTCAGGTATTGCTTATAGATTATTCTTATCTAGACCAGTTCATCCATCTCTCAGATAATAGATTACTTCTAATACTTACAGAGAGGTGCAAAGTGAATCACAAATCCATCTCCCATGTACATAGCCCAATGCTGATACATCCCACGGAAAATTTCAATTAGATCTCCAGGCTCTGGCTCCTTATCATACACACATGGAAAAATAAAAGGGTTGTGGTTTTGTAGTTAATTTATTTAACTGGAAAATATTTTGACATCTTAATTTATCAAAGATTGATACATTTGATTCATTAAAATCAGTTTTACATGATTATGTTaacattaaatacataaatcAGGGCCCttaagtctcacgcattcgccgtGAGAGTCAACGCATTTCAACAATTTCTCACGCTGGGAAGTAGGCTAATGAATACGTGTCCCGCCATAAACAATTAATGGCAGGCATACTGAGGGAAGATTTCTGCCGAGTTGATTGTCTCGAGTTCTACATAGTTAAATGCCACCTACAAGCCACCTGTCCGTCCGTCCTTGGTAAT encodes:
- the LOC136938877 gene encoding phospholipase A and acyltransferase 3-like encodes the protein PCVYDKEPEPGDLIEIFRGMYQHWAMYMGDGFVIHFAPLSEVQGMGNSGLMSVMHDKATVKKEELSVVVGSDKWQVKNSLDKKYYPRPVDLILKDASQTVGEELPYSIAMANCEHFVTELRYGNAESLQVRQAGIALAVGTALFAMASFLIMAIARANTAGKKEKEKEYHY